One genomic region from Bernardetia sp. encodes:
- a CDS encoding ArsR/SmtB family transcription factor, translated as MESTNTENSLQIDVETLERAAFILKTVAHPVRLGILKLLEKKERLSVNQICEGLEIEQSLTSHHLSNMKLKGILNSKREGKNVYYSLRERNILNLFKCLEGCECIMF; from the coding sequence ATGGAATCCACGAACACTGAAAACTCACTACAAATAGATGTAGAAACGCTAGAACGAGCAGCTTTTATTTTAAAAACGGTAGCACATCCTGTTCGCTTAGGTATTTTGAAACTCTTAGAAAAAAAAGAACGCCTCTCTGTCAATCAAATCTGTGAAGGACTAGAAATTGAGCAATCTCTTACCTCTCATCATCTTTCGAATATGAAACTAAAAGGTATTTTAAATTCTAAAAGAGAAGGAAAAAATGTTTATTATTCGCTTCGTGAGCGCAACATCTTGAATCTTTTTAAGTGCTTGGAAGGCTGTGAGTGTATTATGTTTTAG